A portion of the Lolium rigidum isolate FL_2022 chromosome 1, APGP_CSIRO_Lrig_0.1, whole genome shotgun sequence genome contains these proteins:
- the LOC124653631 gene encoding uncharacterized protein LOC124653631 gives MAGVDHEGEMAALREALRQQSLAVEMLKAELEEERQAASSGADEALAMILRLQAEKAAVRMELDQFRRVAEERILHDEDSMAFLKAVVFSQEMDISSLKKRLLAVCVSNDQYAAASVGDGAFDLPWLRRLARNGLMSGRNASLPAARLEELCSDLGAAAGGEYGDTRPARTVSDIGEVIRREKEWVRSNVSHKAPPRLHRSASHHLRRVPSYSAQCGMPFPAVNVHDKFEAPESVASHAPPRYSRRSSPEIISEEDELLSSSRRRGDRDGVKPRNEHATIAELGAGIEQMKCSVKNLATELSRTSETSLSRGDAQTQLLAEICAKLDAISKHQINGVHGDGDKRNTSREQGSSSKGVNLPQSELLMNHFIEVCAIISSALLARPLLASMSFFRCVLIFVLAVVFTKALMSSYSQ, from the coding sequence ATGGCCGGAGTTGATCACGAAGGCGAGATGGCCGCGCTGCGGGAGGCTCTACGGCAGCAGAGTCTTGCCGTCGAGATGCTCAAggccgagctggaggaggagaggcagGCGGCGtcctcgggggccgacgaggcgcTGGCCATGATCCTGCGGCTTCAGGCGGAGAAGGCGGCGGTGCGGATGGAGTTGGACCAGTTCCGGCGGGTGGCGGAGGAGAGGATCCTGCACGATGAAGACTCAATGGCGTTCCTCAAGGCCGTCGTCTTCAGCCAGGAGATGGACATCAGCTCCCTCAAGAAGCGCCTGCTTGCCGTCTGCGTCAGCAACGACCAATACGCAGCGGCCTCTGTCGGGGATGGCGCCTTCGACCTCCCATGGCTGAGGAGACTGGCCAGGAACGGCTTGATGTCGGGGAGGAACGCCTCTCTCCCGGCGGCGCGGCTCGAGGAGTTGTGCTCAGATCTcggtgccgccgccggcggcgagtATGGCGACACTAGACCGGCGAGGACGGTGTCGGATATAGGGGAGGTGATACGGAGGGAAAAGGAGTGGGTGCGGTCCAACGTGAGCCACAAGGCGCCGCCGCGGCTGCACCGGTCGGCCTCTCACCACCTCCGGCGGGTGCCGAGCTACTCCGCGCAATGTGGCATGCCTTTTCCAGCAGTCAATGTCCACGACAAGTTTGAAGCACCGGAGAGCGTTGCTTCCCACGCCCCTCCGAGATATAGCAGAAGGTCTTCGCCGGAGATAATCTCCGAGGAAGACGAACTGCTCTCGTCGTCCAGGCGGCGCGGTGATCGAGACGGCGTCAAGCCTAGAAACGAGCACGCGACCATTGCTGAATTGGGAGCTGGCATAGAGCAGATGAAATGCAGTGTAAAGAATCTCGCGACCGAGCTCAGCAGAACGAGCGAAACCAGCCTGTCCAGAGGCGACGCGCAGACGCAATTGCTGGCCGAGATCTGCGCAAAGCTTGACGCCATAAGCAAGCATCAGATCAATGGTGTTCATGGAGATGGAGACAAGAGAAACACTAGCAGAGAGCAAGGCAGTTCTTCCAAGGGGGTGAATCTGCCACAGAGTGAGCTTCTGATGAACCATTTCATTGAGGTATGTGCCATCATCTCCTCTGCTCTCCTTGCTAGGCCCTTGCTCGCATCCATGTCATTCTTTAGGTGCGTCCTCATTTTTGTCTTAGCTGTGGTGTTCACAAAAGCTCTGATGAGTTCATATTCACAATGA